A DNA window from Streptomyces canus contains the following coding sequences:
- a CDS encoding Uma2 family endonuclease, which translates to MSALTVGHDPEQSWDDLVRFWEEMEWPEGSKVEIIEGIITVSPAPAPRHNVIAARIQRRLYSVIPEDWEIFQTQAIAVPSRLGMFIPDILVAPVQECTEADSYLPGAVAELVVEVTSRKNARHDRVSKPAAYASAGIPLYLLVDRWAPEGPTATLYGEPQGDVYRPLAVAKFGELLTIPAPFDLVIDTSEFPET; encoded by the coding sequence ATGAGCGCACTCACCGTGGGCCACGACCCCGAGCAGAGCTGGGACGACCTCGTCCGGTTCTGGGAGGAGATGGAATGGCCAGAGGGCAGCAAGGTGGAGATCATTGAGGGGATCATCACCGTGTCACCCGCTCCCGCGCCCCGCCACAACGTGATCGCGGCCCGTATCCAGCGTCGCCTGTACTCCGTGATCCCTGAGGACTGGGAGATTTTCCAGACCCAGGCCATCGCAGTCCCGTCGCGGCTGGGCATGTTCATCCCGGACATCCTGGTCGCCCCGGTTCAGGAGTGCACCGAGGCGGACTCCTACCTGCCGGGTGCCGTCGCCGAACTGGTCGTGGAGGTCACCTCCAGGAAGAACGCCCGCCACGACCGCGTGAGCAAGCCGGCCGCCTACGCCTCCGCGGGCATCCCGCTCTACCTCCTCGTCGACCGCTGGGCGCCCGAAGGTCCCACCGCGACGCTCTACGGCGAGCCCCAGGGAGACGTCTACCGCCCCCTGGCCGTGGCGAAGTTCGGCGAACTTCTCACCATCCCGGCGCCGTTCGACCTCGTCATCGACACCAGCGAGTTCCCCGAGACCTGA
- a CDS encoding sigma-70 family RNA polymerase sigma factor, producing MTDATATTTDLDVRLEKHRTELTGYCYRMLGSSFEAEDAVQDTLVRAWRSYDKFEGRSSLRSWLYRIATNVCLDMLTAGNKRARPMDLSESTPLAQAALSPRPDHTWLEPMPDNRILPTVEDPAEAAVAKETVRLAFMAALQQLPPKQRAVLILREVLAWKASEVAELLDTSVASVNSALQRARATLAEREEHGADAAVSDPLNEEQQRLLDRYVKAFEGYDMTALTALLHEDAIMTMPPFDLWLTGHDDITGFMTTLGSACEGSRLVPVQVNGLPGFAQYKPDPEKGGHTPWAVQVLEISDGRLTGFHFFLDTQRWFPLFGLPLHLEAEADEVKEGV from the coding sequence ATGACGGACGCTACGGCTACGACGACGGACCTCGACGTCAGGCTCGAGAAACACCGAACGGAGCTGACGGGGTACTGCTACCGCATGCTCGGTTCCTCCTTCGAGGCCGAGGACGCGGTGCAGGACACGCTGGTGCGGGCCTGGCGGAGCTACGACAAGTTCGAGGGCCGCTCCAGCCTCCGCTCCTGGCTGTACCGCATCGCGACGAACGTCTGCCTGGACATGCTGACCGCGGGCAACAAGCGCGCCCGTCCCATGGACCTCTCGGAGTCGACCCCCCTCGCCCAGGCCGCCCTCTCCCCCCGCCCCGACCACACCTGGCTGGAGCCGATGCCGGACAACCGCATCCTGCCGACGGTCGAGGACCCGGCGGAGGCGGCGGTCGCCAAGGAGACCGTGCGCCTCGCCTTCATGGCCGCCCTCCAGCAGCTGCCGCCCAAGCAGCGCGCGGTGCTGATCCTGCGCGAGGTGCTGGCGTGGAAGGCGAGCGAGGTCGCCGAACTGCTCGACACCTCCGTCGCCTCGGTCAACAGCGCCCTCCAGCGGGCCCGCGCCACCCTCGCCGAGCGGGAGGAGCACGGCGCCGACGCGGCCGTGTCCGACCCGCTGAACGAGGAGCAGCAGAGACTCCTGGACCGCTATGTGAAGGCGTTCGAGGGGTACGACATGACGGCGCTGACGGCCCTCCTCCACGAGGACGCCATCATGACGATGCCGCCGTTCGACCTCTGGCTGACGGGCCACGACGACATCACGGGCTTCATGACGACCCTGGGCTCGGCCTGCGAGGGATCACGTCTGGTGCCGGTGCAGGTCAATGGCCTGCCGGGGTTCGCCCAGTACAAGCCGGACCCGGAGAAGGGTGGTCACACGCCCTGGGCGGTACAGGTGCTGGAGATCTCAGACGGCCGGCTCACCGGGTTCCACTTCTTCCTCGACACCCAGCGTTGGTTCCCCCTGTTCGGACTGCCCCTCCACCTCGAAGCGGAGGCCGACGAGGTCAAGGAGGGCGTGTAG
- a CDS encoding adenosine deaminase translates to MTSKTDRMGNPPSSDQIRRAPKVLLHDHLDGGLRPGTIVDLARDAGYSGLPETDADRLGVWFREAADSGSLERYLETFSHTVGVMQTRDALVRVAAECAEDLAEDGVVYAEVRYAPEQHLEKGLTLEEVVEAVNEGFREGERRARANGHRIRVGALLTAMRHAARALEIAELANRYRDLAGGGVVGFDIAGAEAGYPPTRHLDAFEYLKRENNHFTIHAGEAFGLPSIWQALQWCGADRLGHGVRIIDDIQVHEDGTVKLGRLASYVRDKRIPLELCPSSNLQTGAASSYAEHPIGLLRRLHFRATVNTDNRLMSGTSMSREFEHLVDAFGYTLDDLQWFSVNAMKSAFIPFDERLAMINDVIKPGYAELKSEWLFRQTASTSGSVAEES, encoded by the coding sequence ATGACGAGCAAGACTGACCGGATGGGGAACCCCCCGAGCTCGGACCAGATCCGCCGGGCACCCAAGGTTCTGCTGCACGATCACCTCGACGGCGGGCTGCGCCCCGGCACGATCGTCGACCTCGCCCGGGACGCCGGTTACTCCGGGCTCCCCGAGACCGACGCGGACCGACTGGGCGTCTGGTTCCGCGAAGCCGCCGACTCCGGTTCGCTGGAGCGGTACTTGGAGACCTTCTCGCACACCGTCGGCGTCATGCAGACCCGTGACGCGCTGGTGCGGGTGGCCGCCGAGTGCGCCGAGGACCTCGCCGAGGACGGTGTCGTCTACGCCGAGGTGCGCTACGCCCCCGAGCAGCACCTGGAGAAGGGCCTGACCCTCGAAGAGGTCGTCGAGGCCGTCAACGAGGGCTTCCGGGAAGGGGAGCGCAGGGCCAGGGCGAACGGCCACCGCATCCGCGTGGGCGCCCTGCTCACCGCGATGCGGCACGCGGCCCGTGCCCTGGAGATCGCCGAACTCGCCAACCGTTACCGCGACCTGGCGGGCGGCGGTGTCGTCGGCTTTGACATCGCGGGCGCGGAGGCCGGTTACCCGCCCACCCGCCACCTCGACGCCTTCGAGTACCTGAAGCGCGAGAACAACCACTTCACCATCCACGCCGGAGAGGCCTTCGGGCTGCCGTCCATCTGGCAGGCCCTGCAGTGGTGCGGCGCCGACCGGCTCGGGCACGGCGTGCGCATCATCGACGACATCCAGGTCCACGAGGACGGCACGGTCAAGCTCGGGCGGCTCGCCTCCTACGTCCGGGACAAGCGGATCCCGCTGGAGCTGTGCCCCAGCTCCAATCTGCAGACCGGGGCGGCCTCGTCGTACGCCGAGCACCCGATCGGGCTCCTGCGGCGCCTGCACTTCCGGGCGACCGTGAACACCGACAACCGGCTGATGTCCGGCACCAGTATGAGCCGGGAATTCGAGCACCTCGTCGACGCGTTCGGCTATACGCTCGACGATCTCCAGTGGTTCTCCGTCAATGCGATGAAATCAGCGTTCATTCCGTTCGATGAAAGACTCGCGATGATCAATGATGTCATCAAGCCCGGATATGCCGAGCTGAAGTCCGAATGGCTGTTCCGGCAGACCGCTTCCACCAGCGGTTCTGTGGCCGAGGAGAGCTGA
- a CDS encoding MFS transporter produces MPASTEAPTRVGAVSPASAASAVVDSRLTPGGPGYRRMSFALFLAGVATFALLYSTQALLPLISGDFGVAASEASWTVAAATGGLALFVLPMSALSERFGRRTVMTASLAVAVTVGLLVPFAPSLTALVVLRAVQGAALAGLPASATAYLAEEVRPKALVTAIGLFVAGNSVGGMSGRVITGWVAQEWGWRVAVGVIGAIAVACAVAFRLLLPAPKHFVAGSLRPRVLLGTVREHLGDPLLRRLYAIGALFMTVFGGVYTVIGYRLTEAPFSLPQGIVGSIFLVYLVGTVSASTAGRLVGRLGRRGALYAAGGTTAAGLVLSLAGSLALVLLGLVLITGGFFAGHAVASSAVSKTATHGRAQASALYQSAYYIGSSAGSTVGALAFHAGGWTGTVGVGLLAVLGVVSITVLGTRAARADQAHS; encoded by the coding sequence ATGCCTGCCAGTACCGAGGCGCCCACCCGCGTGGGCGCCGTATCTCCCGCCTCTGCCGCCTCTGCCGTCGTCGATTCCCGTCTGACCCCGGGTGGCCCCGGCTACCGCCGGATGAGCTTCGCCCTCTTCCTCGCCGGTGTCGCGACCTTCGCGCTGCTGTACTCCACGCAGGCCCTTCTCCCGCTGATCTCGGGCGACTTCGGGGTGGCGGCGAGCGAGGCGAGCTGGACGGTGGCGGCGGCGACCGGTGGTCTGGCCCTCTTCGTGCTGCCGATGAGCGCCCTGTCGGAGCGCTTCGGACGCCGTACGGTCATGACGGCGTCACTGGCGGTCGCGGTGACGGTCGGTCTCCTGGTCCCGTTCGCGCCCTCGCTGACCGCGCTGGTCGTGCTGCGGGCCGTGCAGGGGGCGGCCCTGGCGGGGCTGCCCGCCTCCGCGACGGCGTATCTCGCCGAGGAGGTCAGGCCGAAGGCGCTGGTCACGGCGATCGGGCTGTTCGTCGCCGGCAACAGCGTCGGCGGAATGAGCGGCCGGGTCATCACCGGCTGGGTCGCGCAGGAGTGGGGCTGGCGGGTGGCCGTGGGGGTCATCGGCGCGATCGCGGTGGCCTGCGCGGTGGCGTTCCGCCTTCTGCTGCCGGCGCCGAAGCACTTCGTGGCGGGCTCGCTGCGGCCGCGGGTGCTGCTCGGCACGGTCCGCGAACACCTGGGCGATCCGCTGCTGCGCCGCCTCTACGCGATCGGCGCGCTGTTCATGACGGTCTTCGGCGGCGTGTACACGGTGATCGGCTACCGGCTGACCGAGGCGCCCTTCTCGCTCCCCCAGGGCATCGTCGGCTCGATCTTCCTGGTCTACCTGGTGGGCACGGTGTCCGCGTCGACGGCGGGCCGGCTGGTCGGCCGCCTGGGCCGCCGGGGCGCGCTGTACGCGGCGGGCGGTACGACGGCGGCCGGCCTGGTGCTCTCCCTGGCCGGCTCCCTGGCGCTGGTCCTGCTGGGCCTGGTCCTGATCACCGGCGGCTTCTTCGCCGGACACGCGGTGGCGTCCTCGGCAGTCAGCAAGACGGCCACCCACGGCCGCGCCCAGGCCTCGGCCCTCTACCAGTCCGCCTACTACATCGGCTCCAGCGCGGGCAGCACGGTCGGCGCGCTCGCCTTCCACGCGGGCGGCTGGACCGGGACGGTCGGGGTCGGACTGCTGGCGGTGCTCGGCGTGGTGTCGATCACCGTCCTTGGTACGCGTGCGGCGAGGGCCGACCAGGCACATTCCTGA
- a CDS encoding thymidine phosphorylase, with translation MDAISVIRTKRDRGELSDEQIDWVIDAYTRGEVADEQMSALAMAILLNGMNRREIARWTAAMIASGERMDFSSLSRPTADKHSTGGVGDKITLPLAPLVAACGAAVPQLSGRGLGHTGGTLDKLESIPGWRALLSNEEMLNVLDTTGAVICAAGDGLAPADKKLYALRDVTGTVEAIPLIASSIMSKKIAEGTGSLVLDVKVGTGAFMKTIEDARELASTMVSLGTDHGVKTVALLTDMSTPLGLTAGNALEVRESVEVLAGGGPSDVVELTLALAREMLDAAGVRDADPAKALADGSAMDVWRRMIAAQGGDPDAELPVAREQHVIKAGASGVLTRLDAYGIGVAAWRLGAGRARKEDPVQAGAGVELHAKPGDTVTEGQPLLTLHTDTPERFEYALQAVEGSYDIGATGTAFTASPVVLERIA, from the coding sequence ATGGACGCCATCTCCGTCATCCGCACCAAGCGCGACCGCGGTGAACTCAGCGACGAGCAGATCGACTGGGTCATCGACGCGTACACCCGCGGGGAGGTCGCCGACGAGCAGATGTCCGCGCTCGCGATGGCGATCCTGCTCAACGGCATGAACCGCCGCGAGATCGCCCGCTGGACCGCCGCGATGATCGCCTCCGGCGAGCGCATGGACTTCTCGTCCCTGTCCCGGCCGACGGCCGACAAGCACTCCACGGGCGGCGTCGGCGACAAGATCACGCTCCCGCTGGCGCCCCTGGTGGCGGCCTGCGGCGCGGCCGTCCCCCAGCTCTCGGGCCGCGGCCTCGGCCACACCGGCGGCACGCTGGACAAGCTGGAGTCGATCCCGGGCTGGCGCGCGCTGCTGTCCAACGAGGAGATGCTGAACGTCCTCGACACCACCGGCGCGGTGATCTGCGCGGCGGGCGACGGTCTGGCTCCGGCCGACAAGAAGCTGTACGCCCTGCGTGACGTCACGGGGACGGTCGAGGCCATCCCCCTGATCGCCTCCTCGATCATGTCGAAGAAGATCGCGGAGGGGACGGGCTCGCTGGTCCTGGACGTGAAGGTCGGCACCGGCGCCTTCATGAAGACCATCGAGGACGCCCGGGAACTGGCGTCCACGATGGTGAGCCTGGGCACGGACCACGGCGTGAAGACGGTCGCGCTCCTGACGGACATGAGCACGCCCCTCGGCCTGACGGCGGGCAACGCGCTGGAGGTACGCGAGTCGGTCGAGGTCCTGGCGGGCGGCGGACCCTCGGACGTGGTGGAACTGACCCTCGCGCTGGCCCGCGAGATGCTCGACGCGGCGGGCGTCCGCGACGCCGACCCCGCGAAGGCCCTGGCCGACGGCTCGGCGATGGACGTGTGGCGCCGGATGATCGCGGCGCAGGGCGGCGACCCGGACGCGGAGCTGCCGGTGGCCCGCGAACAGCACGTGATCAAGGCGGGAGCCTCGGGCGTCCTGACCCGACTCGACGCCTACGGCATCGGCGTCGCCGCCTGGCGCCTCGGCGCGGGGCGTGCCCGCAAGGAGGACCCGGTCCAGGCGGGCGCGGGCGTGGAACTGCACGCCAAGCCGGGCGACACGGTGACCGAGGGCCAGCCCCTGCTGACCCTGCACACCGACACCCCGGAGCGCTTCGAGTACGCCCTCCAGGCGGTCGAGGGTTCCTACGACATCGGGGCGACGGGGACGGCCTTCACGGCGTCCCCGGTGGTGCTGGAACGTATCGCCTGA
- a CDS encoding ATP-binding protein yields the protein MKQSAAKTLGAAALGAAFAATGAGAANAAPAVPDATQALGSVSEGLPTENVTKALPGGGESLAQAQPTLGAGLATAQPAAEKVLADGRATPVAGLLGGLPAGQLLLGGDSSLNGLPLG from the coding sequence TTGAAGCAGTCTGCTGCCAAGACCCTCGGTGCCGCCGCCCTCGGTGCCGCCTTCGCCGCCACCGGCGCGGGTGCCGCGAACGCCGCTCCGGCGGTCCCGGACGCCACTCAGGCGCTCGGCTCCGTCTCCGAGGGGCTCCCCACCGAGAACGTCACCAAGGCGCTGCCGGGTGGCGGTGAGTCGCTGGCGCAGGCCCAGCCGACGCTCGGCGCGGGCCTCGCGACCGCGCAGCCCGCCGCCGAGAAGGTGCTCGCCGACGGTCGGGCCACGCCCGTCGCCGGTCTCCTCGGCGGCCTGCCGGCCGGCCAGCTCCTGCTGGGCGGCGACTCCAGCCTGAACGGCCTGCCGCTCGGCTGA
- a CDS encoding alpha/beta hydrolase, whose product MAQQATPVRSARLGRTLGPDPAAVSGVVLLLPGGDETSLRRPAPMRLPSAVRALGRRLARSGHADGLAAHLVHYRYRGWNGSEAHLAHDATWAADEIVRRYGDVPVSLVGIDMGARAALRAGGHEAVNSVVALAPWLPEVDVAAAPEPVKQLVGRRVLIVHGTNDQQSDPELSFRLASRAKKANREVCRFEVHSDGHGLHQYRAEVQALTEDFVMGALFGRALSRPVQDALAAPPPLGLRMPLASGFGRRR is encoded by the coding sequence ATGGCACAGCAAGCGACGCCGGTTCGCAGCGCCCGACTGGGCAGGACACTCGGCCCGGACCCGGCGGCGGTGAGCGGGGTGGTGCTGCTCCTCCCGGGCGGCGACGAAACCTCTCTGCGCAGGCCCGCCCCGATGCGACTCCCCTCCGCCGTACGGGCGTTGGGGCGGCGGCTCGCCCGGTCGGGACACGCGGACGGGCTGGCGGCACACCTGGTGCACTACCGCTATCGCGGATGGAACGGCAGCGAGGCGCATCTCGCGCACGACGCGACCTGGGCCGCCGACGAGATCGTACGGCGCTACGGCGACGTCCCCGTGTCCCTGGTGGGCATCGACATGGGCGCACGGGCCGCACTGCGCGCGGGCGGGCACGAGGCCGTCAACTCCGTGGTGGCGCTCGCTCCTTGGCTGCCCGAGGTGGATGTGGCGGCCGCCCCCGAACCGGTGAAGCAGCTCGTGGGGCGGCGGGTGCTGATCGTGCACGGCACGAACGACCAGCAGTCGGACCCGGAGTTGTCGTTCCGGCTCGCGTCCCGGGCGAAGAAGGCGAACCGGGAGGTGTGCCGGTTCGAGGTGCACTCCGACGGACACGGGCTGCATCAGTACCGGGCCGAAGTACAGGCACTGACCGAGGACTTCGTCATGGGAGCGCTGTTCGGGCGGGCGCTGTCGCGGCCTGTGCAGGACGCGCTGGCCGCGCCTCCGCCGCTGGGGCTGCGGATGCCGCTCGCCTCCGGGTTCGGGCGCAGACGGTAG
- a CDS encoding STAS domain-containing protein: MSCARPPGLPIVDAMTPAVLVLAGPVTRDEVTGLSDEVRALLRTTRAGVVVCDVAGLGPPGLGTVELLARLQLAARRDGGRIRLRDPDPGLHALLDLVGLRFEVEGQSEQGEPTLGVEEEVEPGEPAV; the protein is encoded by the coding sequence ATGAGTTGCGCCCGCCCGCCCGGTCTACCGATCGTGGACGCCATGACACCCGCTGTACTCGTGCTGGCCGGCCCCGTCACCCGGGACGAGGTGACGGGGCTGAGCGACGAGGTCCGTGCGCTGTTGCGGACGACCCGTGCCGGGGTGGTGGTCTGCGATGTCGCCGGGCTCGGGCCGCCGGGGCTCGGCACGGTCGAGCTGCTCGCCCGGCTCCAGCTCGCGGCCCGGCGCGACGGGGGCCGGATCAGGCTCCGTGACCCCGACCCCGGCCTACACGCCCTCCTTGACCTCGTCGGCCTCCGCTTCGAGGTGGAGGGGCAGTCCGAACAGGGGGAACCAACGCTGGGTGTCGAGGAAGAAGTGGAACCCGGTGAGCCGGCCGTCTGA
- a CDS encoding AEC family transporter, which yields MQGVLTGFAVIAVVIGVGYVIGLRGYLGDQGREVLTKLAFHVASPALLFTTLARADLSVIFSSRLLVTALSTAAAAGVFVAVGVVRGWGLGRTTIGALCSSYVNSGNLGIPIAVYVLGDASLVAPVLLFQLVGVTPIALTVLDLASGEGEKGPLWRRLLAPLRNPIAVGSLTGVAVSAAGLKVPAPVMDPLTLIGGMSVPAVLLAFGISLCGSTMPGRGPDRQLVLLSVALKSVGQPAAAWALAAGVFGLHGAQLLDVVVTSALPAAQNLYTYASTYGVGERLARDSILVSTVLSVPVLVGVAALLG from the coding sequence GTGCAGGGAGTGCTGACCGGCTTCGCGGTCATCGCGGTGGTCATCGGGGTCGGGTATGTCATCGGTCTGCGCGGCTACCTCGGCGACCAGGGCCGGGAGGTCCTGACCAAGCTGGCCTTCCATGTGGCGTCCCCGGCCCTGCTGTTCACCACGCTGGCGCGGGCCGACCTGTCGGTGATCTTCTCCAGCCGTCTCCTGGTCACCGCGCTCAGCACGGCAGCGGCGGCGGGTGTCTTCGTGGCGGTGGGTGTCGTACGGGGCTGGGGGCTGGGCCGTACGACGATCGGCGCGCTGTGCTCGTCCTATGTCAACTCCGGCAATCTCGGCATCCCGATCGCGGTCTACGTCCTCGGCGACGCGTCACTCGTGGCGCCGGTTCTGCTGTTCCAGCTGGTGGGGGTGACCCCGATCGCGCTGACGGTGCTGGACCTGGCGTCGGGCGAGGGGGAGAAGGGGCCACTGTGGCGGAGACTGCTGGCCCCGCTCCGCAATCCGATCGCGGTGGGCTCGCTGACCGGCGTGGCGGTCTCGGCGGCCGGTCTCAAGGTCCCGGCCCCCGTCATGGACCCCCTGACCCTGATCGGCGGCATGTCGGTCCCGGCCGTCCTCCTCGCCTTCGGCATCTCCCTGTGCGGCAGCACGATGCCCGGCCGGGGCCCGGACCGACAGCTGGTCCTGCTCTCGGTTGCGCTGAAGTCGGTGGGGCAGCCCGCGGCGGCCTGGGCACTGGCGGCCGGGGTCTTCGGCCTGCACGGGGCCCAACTCCTCGACGTGGTGGTGACGTCGGCCCTGCCGGCCGCGCAGAACCTCTACACGTACGCCTCCACCTACGGCGTGGGCGAGCGGTTGGCCCGGGACTCGATCCTGGTGTCGACGGTGTTGTCGGTACCGGTGCTGGTGGGGGTGGCGGCGTTGCTCGGCTGA
- a CDS encoding VanZ family protein, producing MQRQGFVGGSAALRVRVAGGALLVAHLAFVAWFTLRPLDVPWVVPANLHPLAGIRADLALGWQEGARRIGEGLALLAPLGFLLPMAHGRLWASPLGSLIRTSAAGALISLGIALLQTGVPGQVVDIDSLLLNTAGVALAHLAVVPSARHWLRRGTERRRRTAVRQEEPAQGRTPTIPRVGIAP from the coding sequence GTGCAGCGTCAAGGCTTCGTCGGCGGCAGTGCCGCCCTTCGCGTCCGTGTGGCAGGAGGTGCCCTCCTGGTCGCACACCTCGCGTTCGTCGCCTGGTTCACGCTGCGGCCGCTGGACGTGCCCTGGGTCGTCCCGGCCAACCTGCACCCGCTGGCCGGCATCCGAGCCGACCTCGCTCTCGGCTGGCAGGAGGGGGCCCGCCGTATCGGCGAGGGACTGGCCCTGCTCGCCCCGCTCGGCTTCCTGCTCCCGATGGCGCACGGCAGGCTGTGGGCCTCTCCGCTCGGCTCCCTGATCCGTACGTCCGCCGCGGGCGCCCTGATCTCCCTGGGCATCGCGCTCCTCCAGACCGGTGTCCCGGGCCAGGTCGTCGACATCGACTCGCTGCTCCTGAACACCGCCGGCGTGGCCCTCGCGCACCTCGCGGTCGTGCCGTCGGCACGCCACTGGCTCCGCCGCGGGACCGAGCGCCGCCGGCGCACCGCCGTCCGCCAGGAGGAGCCGGCTCAGGGTCGGACCCCGACGATTCCCAGGGTCGGGATCGCACCGTAG
- a CDS encoding PspC domain-containing protein: MSRLARPTNGRMIGGVCAALARRFGTSATTMRVIFLVSCLLPGPQFLLYIALWILFPSEEKAQAAW, from the coding sequence ATGTCCCGCCTTGCCCGCCCCACCAACGGCCGCATGATCGGCGGAGTGTGTGCCGCGCTGGCACGGCGCTTCGGCACCTCCGCGACCACGATGCGCGTGATCTTCCTGGTGTCCTGTCTGCTGCCGGGCCCGCAGTTCCTGCTCTACATCGCGCTGTGGATCCTGTTCCCCTCGGAGGAGAAGGCGCAGGCCGCCTGGTAA
- a CDS encoding LysR family transcriptional regulator, whose translation MEHQQRSQARLSPSSDTEDMVMVLAPRLAYFAGVARTEHVTRAAQEMDVPQSTLSRAMVRLEQDLGVDLFARIGRTVSLTPAGRTFLASAERALAEIQRAADEVRADADPATGKVAFGFLHTMGSETVPGLIRAFRADHPRVRFSLVQNYGEAMIERLRAGELDLCLTSPVPDAPDLVARRLDEQKLRLVVPADHPLAARRRVRLAEAAEESFVTLEPGYGLRRITDDLCQEAGFKPRIAFEGEEAETLRGLVAAGLGVALLPPPAFPRPGVAELTVTAPRAAREIGVAWLDGHPDTPPVAAFKKFLLSRRGNLLP comes from the coding sequence ATGGAGCATCAGCAGAGGTCACAGGCGCGCCTGTCACCATCCAGTGACACAGAAGACATGGTGATGGTGCTGGCCCCGCGGCTCGCCTACTTCGCCGGTGTGGCCCGCACCGAGCACGTCACCCGCGCCGCGCAGGAGATGGACGTACCCCAGTCGACCCTCTCGCGCGCCATGGTCCGCCTGGAACAGGACCTCGGCGTCGACCTGTTCGCCAGGATCGGCCGCACGGTCTCCCTCACCCCCGCGGGCCGCACCTTCCTCGCCTCCGCCGAACGCGCCCTCGCCGAGATCCAGCGCGCCGCGGACGAGGTCCGCGCGGACGCCGACCCGGCCACCGGCAAGGTCGCCTTCGGCTTCCTGCACACCATGGGCTCGGAAACGGTCCCCGGCCTCATCCGGGCCTTCCGCGCCGACCATCCCCGTGTCCGCTTCAGCCTGGTCCAGAACTACGGCGAGGCGATGATCGAACGCCTGCGGGCGGGGGAGCTGGACCTGTGTCTGACCTCCCCGGTCCCGGACGCCCCCGACCTCGTGGCCCGCCGCCTCGACGAACAGAAGCTACGGCTCGTGGTCCCCGCCGATCACCCCCTCGCGGCCCGCAGGCGGGTGCGCCTCGCCGAGGCCGCCGAGGAGTCCTTCGTCACCCTGGAGCCCGGCTACGGCCTGCGCCGCATCACGGACGACCTCTGCCAGGAGGCCGGCTTCAAGCCGAGGATCGCCTTCGAGGGAGAGGAGGCGGAGACGCTGAGAGGGCTGGTGGCGGCAGGACTGGGCGTCGCCCTCCTGCCCCCGCCGGCCTTCCCCCGCCCAGGGGTCGCGGAACTGACGGTCACGGCCCCACGCGCGGCCCGCGAGATCGGAGTGGCCTGGCTGGACGGCCACCCGGACACACCCCCGGTGGCCGCCTTCAAGAAGTTCCTGCTGTCGAGAAGGGGGAACCTGCTGCCCTGA